A single Paenibacillus sp. FSL R5-0517 DNA region contains:
- a CDS encoding ComEC/Rec2 family competence protein produces MKGRPLLTFTMCWLCGSGMACVLTGWTLIWGMIGALACLPLLLRFIDVRGWSIFFLLVALIGGATHWEWNDARNHSSLSETTHIATKELDGSVAEIQGELVSDVRIDGDRADFKIQMSSIMRLSDSSADTSLATSSAFKIDEQLMVQVRLLEEEEQQVAGGWKRGDLITLDGSFALPGEARNFGGFDYRSYLRTLHIHWLFKVKGVGSVTATPPEGIGQFNVLRWTDWTRHRLGSAIEQLFPEPHAGYMKGLIIGMANDIDPGTYGQFSQLGLTHILAISGTHVAVYVASLLLILSWLKLTRETALTIVLILVPAYVLLSGGSPSVIRAGIMSMIGLYMARRGLARDGLQMICAAALLMMWWDPYFLLSVSFQLSFLVTAGLMIYMPLISRLFSSWPKSLAATASVTVTAQLISFPVTILYFNQFSLLSFVANFLLVSLISAIILPLGTVAMLLSFIWVPLARPLAWIAIQLNQLTFVSVEWMNSLPGFVLIWATPSLLWIAAYYAVLYALLYLLHRGNGEQRETAFIEEDTAPLVRRQPIVSMGNMGIRSSMSNAAQDQDQGKKRIDGKETSLTILGASIAWPEYTSAFTARGAGYYAHERMSKAQQWLCGLLVLSFVAGLWWAYQTPKPAGTGIVQFLDIGQGDSTLITTPEGKHILVDGGGTVNFGNTEQSWKTRRDPYEVGAKVVVPLLKKRGIHQLDAVIVTHADQDHAGGLQAVLEQIPVKHFMFNGTTSGKENFDKLLNTAMERKIPLYAIQQGMTYKADKETSLRFIAPDLAHMDVHDPGNMPVSEHQNHDSVVFLLDMAGTSMLFTGDMDAAAEQDLLYMIQDGSLAAQFKQKGADIGVTKGVVQRGLTGLLPENSNIAPPASVSIDVLKVAHHGSKTSSTEAWLQYWNAKTAVISSGVNNTYGHPNPGVMERLEATGSEIYRTDQMGEVQMKVKDGKIDIRYKVVGVE; encoded by the coding sequence ATGAAAGGCAGACCTTTGCTGACTTTTACGATGTGCTGGTTATGCGGTAGCGGGATGGCATGTGTGTTAACCGGTTGGACGTTAATCTGGGGAATGATTGGAGCGCTGGCGTGTCTGCCACTTCTGCTTCGTTTCATAGATGTACGTGGATGGTCCATTTTCTTTTTACTCGTTGCCCTTATTGGAGGTGCTACACATTGGGAATGGAATGACGCACGCAATCACAGTAGCCTGTCCGAGACTACTCATATCGCTACTAAAGAGCTTGACGGTTCGGTAGCCGAAATTCAGGGTGAGCTTGTGTCGGATGTACGTATTGATGGAGATCGGGCTGACTTTAAGATACAGATGTCTTCAATAATGCGCTTATCGGATTCATCAGCAGATACAAGTCTGGCAACATCATCTGCATTCAAAATAGATGAACAATTGATGGTACAAGTCAGACTGTTGGAGGAAGAAGAACAACAGGTAGCAGGGGGCTGGAAGCGGGGTGATTTAATCACACTTGATGGTTCATTTGCCCTTCCGGGCGAAGCGAGGAACTTTGGCGGGTTTGATTATCGCAGTTATTTGCGAACCCTCCATATCCATTGGTTGTTCAAAGTGAAGGGAGTCGGCTCGGTCACAGCTACGCCTCCTGAGGGCATTGGACAATTTAACGTACTACGGTGGACGGATTGGACGAGGCATAGGTTGGGTTCGGCGATAGAGCAGTTATTTCCTGAGCCCCATGCAGGCTATATGAAGGGCTTGATCATCGGGATGGCTAATGATATTGATCCAGGAACTTATGGTCAGTTTTCACAACTGGGTCTAACGCATATCCTGGCGATCTCCGGAACTCATGTCGCTGTATATGTAGCTTCTCTTCTCCTTATTCTATCCTGGTTAAAGCTTACCAGAGAGACGGCACTCACGATTGTTCTGATCCTGGTGCCAGCTTATGTACTGTTATCCGGTGGTTCACCTTCAGTCATTCGGGCAGGGATTATGTCCATGATTGGTTTGTATATGGCACGCCGTGGTCTCGCCAGAGACGGTCTCCAGATGATTTGTGCAGCAGCTTTGCTGATGATGTGGTGGGACCCGTACTTTTTGCTAAGTGTGAGCTTCCAGTTATCCTTTCTCGTAACCGCAGGTTTGATGATCTACATGCCGTTGATTAGCCGACTCTTCAGCAGTTGGCCGAAATCTCTTGCTGCAACAGCATCGGTTACGGTGACCGCTCAGCTGATTTCTTTTCCAGTAACCATCTTGTATTTCAACCAATTCTCATTGCTCTCATTTGTGGCCAACTTTCTACTGGTTTCTCTGATTAGCGCCATTATATTACCTCTGGGGACGGTCGCCATGCTATTGTCATTCATATGGGTTCCCTTGGCGAGACCTCTCGCATGGATTGCGATTCAACTGAATCAGCTGACATTTGTAAGCGTAGAGTGGATGAACAGCCTGCCAGGTTTTGTGTTGATCTGGGCAACACCTTCCCTGTTGTGGATAGCCGCATATTATGCCGTGTTGTATGCCTTACTTTACTTGTTGCATCGTGGCAATGGTGAACAGAGGGAAACGGCGTTTATTGAGGAGGATACAGCACCTCTTGTGAGGCGACAACCTATAGTTTCCATGGGGAATATGGGCATTCGCTCTTCGATGTCTAACGCGGCACAGGATCAGGATCAAGGTAAGAAACGTATAGATGGAAAAGAAACTTCGTTAACCATATTAGGAGCCAGTATTGCCTGGCCGGAGTATACAAGTGCATTTACCGCACGAGGTGCAGGTTATTATGCACATGAACGAATGAGTAAAGCTCAGCAATGGTTGTGCGGCTTGCTCGTGCTCAGCTTTGTTGCTGGCTTGTGGTGGGCATATCAGACTCCCAAACCTGCTGGAACCGGCATTGTGCAGTTTTTGGATATTGGACAAGGGGACAGTACGTTGATCACAACCCCGGAAGGCAAACACATTTTGGTGGATGGCGGGGGAACAGTTAACTTTGGGAACACCGAGCAATCGTGGAAAACAAGACGTGATCCGTATGAGGTCGGAGCCAAGGTGGTTGTTCCTTTATTGAAAAAGAGAGGCATCCACCAACTGGACGCTGTCATTGTAACACATGCCGATCAGGATCATGCCGGAGGGCTACAGGCTGTGCTGGAACAGATTCCGGTTAAACATTTCATGTTTAATGGAACGACCAGCGGTAAGGAGAACTTTGATAAGTTACTGAATACAGCCATGGAACGAAAAATTCCTCTGTACGCCATTCAGCAGGGTATGACTTATAAGGCTGATAAAGAGACAAGTTTACGTTTTATAGCTCCAGATCTGGCGCATATGGATGTACATGATCCAGGTAATATGCCTGTGTCGGAACACCAGAATCATGATTCAGTTGTCTTTTTGCTGGACATGGCTGGCACTTCCATGCTGTTCACCGGGGACATGGATGCAGCAGCCGAGCAGGACCTGCTCTATATGATTCAGGACGGCTCATTGGCTGCCCAGTTTAAACAGAAAGGTGCAGATATTGGAGTTACAAAGGGAGTTGTACAAAGGGGACTTACAGGCCTGTTGCCGGAAAATTCAAATATTGCTCCACCAGCATCTGTCTCCATAGACGTGTTAAAGGTCGCTCATCATGGGAGTAAAACGTCGTCAACCGAAGCCTGGCTCCAATACTGGAACGCCAAAACCGCTGTGATATCTTCAGGAGTTAACAATACATATGGGCATCCCAACCCAGGAGTGATGGAACGGCTGGAAGCTACCGGGTCAGAGATTTATCGGACCGATCAGATGGGTGAGGTACAGATGAAAGTGAAGGATGGAAAGATTGATATCCGGTACAAGGTGGTTGGAGTTGAGTGA
- a CDS encoding deaminase — protein MSTVEVRKDWDTYFMDIAYMVSTRSRCSRRHVGAVLVQGKKLLGTAYNGAPTGVPDCSEAGCMISEEYELVVTDGQEEMVKKQRCIRTIHAEQNLLLFTDRIDREGSSVYVTDEPCWTCANMLANSGITEIVFHRSYPKDTRKVTNMMEQKGITFRRLENYQPPRETMMTVSN, from the coding sequence ATGAGTACAGTAGAGGTACGCAAGGACTGGGATACGTATTTTATGGACATCGCGTATATGGTTTCCACCCGTTCCCGCTGTTCGCGTCGTCATGTAGGTGCCGTGCTAGTTCAGGGAAAGAAACTGCTGGGAACAGCCTATAATGGTGCACCCACTGGTGTTCCGGACTGTTCTGAAGCGGGTTGCATGATATCGGAAGAATATGAGTTGGTTGTGACCGATGGTCAGGAAGAAATGGTGAAAAAGCAACGCTGCATTCGCACAATCCATGCTGAGCAAAATTTGCTTTTATTCACAGATCGAATCGACCGCGAAGGCTCGTCTGTGTATGTGACCGACGAACCTTGCTGGACATGTGCCAATATGCTTGCGAATAGTGGTATTACAGAAATCGTGTTTCATCGCTCTTATCCTAAAGATACGCGTAAGGTTACGAATATGATGGAACAGAAGGGCATAACGTTCCGCAGGCTGGAGAATTACCAGCCCCCGCGGGAAACGATGATGACTGTGAGCAATTAA
- a CDS encoding helix-hairpin-helix domain-containing protein: MRWNKGMTIAAAVVGSILILWSGKSEQLPSGWEPLQLGTEKPTLEQELPAVQSATSVQGKPGTSSGTDANGMETENDAKVGESKESLIGAVEVDPVVQTPTQTNDISLVTAASTEPVVQDMKSNPSVTSETASSSNSSIVREEASDNGKIDVNSAPLSKLTELPGIGEKKAQAIVDYRNAHGPFTKVSDLTKVKGIGMKMLEKMAPYVQIR; encoded by the coding sequence ATGAGATGGAACAAAGGAATGACTATTGCTGCTGCGGTGGTTGGAAGTATACTCATATTATGGTCGGGCAAAAGTGAACAACTACCTAGTGGCTGGGAACCCTTGCAGCTCGGCACCGAGAAGCCGACGTTAGAGCAGGAACTTCCTGCTGTACAGTCGGCTACTTCGGTTCAGGGCAAACCAGGGACATCTTCAGGAACGGATGCAAATGGGATGGAGACTGAGAATGATGCAAAGGTAGGAGAGTCTAAAGAAAGCTTGATTGGTGCAGTTGAAGTTGATCCAGTAGTCCAAACTCCAACTCAGACGAACGATATTTCATTGGTTACTGCTGCTTCGACTGAACCGGTAGTGCAAGATATGAAATCCAATCCTTCGGTTACCTCCGAGACGGCATCAAGTAGTAATTCATCTATCGTTCGTGAGGAAGCAAGCGATAATGGCAAGATTGATGTGAATAGTGCACCTCTCTCCAAGCTTACAGAGCTCCCCGGAATCGGAGAGAAGAAAGCTCAGGCCATTGTGGACTATCGGAATGCACATGGTCCTTTCACAAAAGTTAGTGATCTGACAAAGGTCAAAGGAATCGGCATGAAGATGCTGGAGAAGATGGCACCATATGTGCAGATCCGGTAA
- the comER gene encoding late competence protein ComER, whose amino-acid sequence MKVGFIGTGSMGSLLIYALIQSGALEPRQIAASNRTPSKVRQLSLRYPGLHESQSNRETVIRSNIIFLCVKPLEFKHVIDDILPVVNPNHIIVSITSPVQLRHLESSLPCKVSKVIPSVTHQVGSGASLCIHGERMTNEDRAVLESLLSHIGRPYQVDEACTRITSDFSSCGPAFISFFLEQWIESAVKLTGIKRADACALAGEMLLGTGKLLTEGGYTPQELQARVAVPGGITAQALALLKVSLDGVFDSLIRTTHDKYDEDLLKLDELFRAGEINRQQY is encoded by the coding sequence ATGAAGGTTGGATTTATCGGAACCGGCAGCATGGGCAGCCTGCTGATCTATGCCCTAATTCAATCCGGTGCACTTGAGCCCCGGCAGATCGCGGCCAGCAATCGAACCCCATCCAAAGTACGACAGTTATCCCTCCGTTACCCCGGTCTGCATGAATCCCAGAGCAATCGGGAAACGGTGATCCGAAGTAATATCATCTTCCTGTGCGTGAAGCCGCTTGAATTCAAACATGTCATTGACGACATCCTGCCTGTCGTGAATCCCAATCATATCATTGTCTCGATCACCAGTCCCGTGCAGCTGCGCCATCTGGAATCTTCACTTCCTTGCAAAGTCTCCAAGGTTATTCCCAGCGTCACACACCAGGTTGGCAGCGGCGCGTCCCTGTGTATACACGGCGAACGAATGACTAATGAAGACCGCGCTGTGTTGGAAAGTCTGCTTAGTCATATAGGCAGGCCGTACCAAGTGGACGAAGCCTGTACACGAATCACATCCGACTTCTCCAGTTGCGGACCTGCATTCATATCGTTCTTTTTGGAACAATGGATCGAAAGTGCCGTGAAGCTGACAGGCATCAAAAGAGCAGATGCCTGCGCTCTGGCTGGCGAAATGCTTCTGGGAACAGGCAAGCTGCTTACCGAAGGAGGATACACGCCGCAAGAGCTTCAAGCTCGTGTCGCTGTACCTGGCGGTATTACCGCTCAGGCACTTGCACTGCTGAAGGTTAGTCTCGACGGTGTTTTCGACAGCCTGATCCGCACGACACATGACAAATATGATGAAGATTTGTTAAAGCTGGATGAACTATTTCGAGCCGGTGAGATTAACCGGCAACAATATTAA
- the leuS gene encoding leucine--tRNA ligase, giving the protein MSENNQPKHGYQPQVMEKSWQQYWDANKTFKTGEDPAKPKFYALDMFPYPSGSGLHVGHPEGYTATDIVSRYKRMRGYNVLHPMGWDAFGLPAEQHALDTGEHPRHITFRNIDNFRRQIKSLGFSYDWDREISTTDPEYYKWTQWIFIQLYNKGLAYVDEVAVNWCEALGTVLANEEVIDGKSERGGHPVVRKPMRQWVLKITEYAERLLEDLEELDWSESIKDMQRNWIGKSTGAEVVFAIEGREEVIKVFTTRADTLFGASFAVLAPEHELVEAITTDDQREAIQAYQEQASRKSDLERTDLAKDKTGVFTGAYAINPVNGAKLPIWIADYVLAGYGTGAVMAVPGHDARDWEFAKQFGLDIIEVIQGGDVTQEAYSGDGAHVNSDFLNGLNNEEAVAKMIAWLEENGKGQGKVTYRLRDWLFSRQRYWGEPIPILHLEDGTMKTVPEDQLPLLLPDIDQIKPSGTGESPLANVTEWVNTVDPETGMKARRETNTMPQWAGSCWYYLRFIDPHNDKELISKEKQQQWLPVDLYIGGAEHAVLHLLYARFWHKVLYDLGVVDTKEPFHKLVNQGMILGTNNEKMSKSRGNVINPDEIVNEFGADTLRLYEMFMGPLEATKPWNANGVEGMHRFLSRVWRLFINEDTGAINDKITVDGGTDEFKRTAHKTIKKVTEDLEHLRFNTSISQLMIFINDAYKADTLPREAMENFVQLLSPLAPHMAEELWSRLGHEGGISYVAWPEYDESMTVDAEVEIVVQVNGKIVTRATIAKDLDAQGMQDFTMELAPVKQALEGKTIRKVIAVPGKLVNIVAG; this is encoded by the coding sequence ATGAGTGAGAATAACCAGCCGAAGCACGGCTATCAGCCACAAGTCATGGAAAAAAGTTGGCAGCAATACTGGGATGCCAATAAAACGTTTAAAACGGGTGAGGACCCTGCTAAACCGAAATTTTATGCACTGGATATGTTCCCTTATCCATCCGGTTCAGGTCTGCACGTAGGTCACCCGGAAGGATATACGGCAACGGATATCGTTTCCCGTTACAAACGTATGCGCGGTTACAATGTATTACATCCGATGGGTTGGGATGCTTTCGGTCTGCCTGCTGAGCAGCATGCATTGGATACAGGTGAACATCCACGGCATATTACATTCCGCAATATTGACAACTTCCGTCGCCAGATCAAATCACTCGGTTTCTCCTATGACTGGGATCGTGAGATCAGCACAACGGACCCTGAGTATTATAAATGGACACAATGGATATTTATCCAGTTGTACAATAAGGGCCTCGCTTATGTGGACGAAGTCGCAGTAAACTGGTGCGAAGCACTTGGAACGGTACTGGCTAATGAAGAGGTTATTGATGGCAAGAGTGAACGCGGTGGACATCCGGTTGTACGTAAACCGATGCGTCAATGGGTACTGAAAATTACCGAGTATGCAGAGCGTCTGTTGGAAGACTTGGAAGAGCTGGATTGGTCTGAAAGCATCAAGGATATGCAGCGTAACTGGATCGGTAAATCGACAGGTGCAGAAGTTGTTTTTGCCATTGAAGGTCGCGAGGAAGTTATTAAGGTATTCACTACCCGTGCGGACACATTGTTCGGTGCGAGCTTTGCAGTACTTGCTCCGGAACATGAATTGGTAGAAGCGATTACAACGGATGACCAACGTGAAGCGATTCAGGCTTATCAGGAGCAGGCTTCTCGTAAGAGTGATCTGGAACGTACGGATTTGGCCAAGGACAAAACAGGTGTATTCACTGGTGCTTATGCAATCAATCCCGTTAATGGTGCAAAATTGCCGATCTGGATTGCTGATTACGTTCTTGCGGGTTATGGTACAGGTGCGGTTATGGCTGTTCCAGGGCATGATGCGCGTGACTGGGAATTTGCGAAGCAGTTCGGTCTGGATATCATTGAGGTTATTCAAGGTGGAGACGTTACACAAGAGGCATATTCCGGTGATGGCGCACATGTGAATTCCGATTTCCTGAACGGACTGAACAATGAAGAAGCAGTTGCCAAGATGATTGCCTGGTTGGAAGAGAACGGTAAAGGACAAGGGAAAGTAACCTATCGTCTGCGTGATTGGCTGTTCAGCCGTCAGCGCTACTGGGGTGAGCCAATTCCGATTCTGCATCTGGAAGACGGAACGATGAAGACCGTACCGGAGGATCAACTTCCACTGCTGCTGCCTGATATCGATCAGATCAAACCTTCGGGTACTGGAGAATCACCACTGGCGAATGTTACGGAGTGGGTGAATACGGTAGATCCGGAAACGGGAATGAAGGCGCGTCGTGAGACCAACACCATGCCACAATGGGCGGGTAGCTGCTGGTATTACCTGCGCTTTATCGATCCGCACAATGACAAGGAACTGATCTCCAAGGAGAAACAGCAGCAGTGGCTGCCTGTTGATCTGTACATTGGCGGAGCGGAGCACGCGGTGCTTCACTTGCTGTATGCTCGTTTCTGGCATAAAGTACTGTATGATCTGGGTGTTGTGGATACCAAAGAGCCGTTCCACAAACTGGTGAACCAAGGTATGATCCTAGGCACGAACAATGAGAAAATGAGTAAATCTCGTGGTAATGTCATCAACCCGGATGAAATTGTGAATGAATTCGGTGCGGATACATTGCGTCTGTACGAAATGTTCATGGGACCATTGGAAGCGACAAAACCGTGGAATGCAAACGGGGTTGAAGGCATGCACCGCTTCCTGTCACGTGTATGGCGTCTCTTCATTAACGAAGATACAGGAGCCATCAATGACAAGATTACGGTGGACGGTGGAACGGATGAGTTCAAGCGGACTGCTCACAAAACGATCAAAAAAGTGACGGAAGATCTGGAACATCTGCGCTTCAACACATCTATCAGCCAGCTGATGATCTTCATCAACGATGCATACAAAGCCGATACACTGCCTCGTGAAGCGATGGAGAACTTTGTGCAACTGCTGTCACCACTGGCACCGCATATGGCAGAAGAACTGTGGAGTCGTTTGGGTCATGAAGGTGGAATCTCTTACGTGGCTTGGCCGGAATATGACGAGTCCATGACAGTGGATGCGGAAGTAGAAATCGTTGTTCAGGTAAACGGTAAAATCGTAACTCGTGCCACGATCGCGAAGGACTTGGATGCACAGGGTATGCAGGACTTCACGATGGAGCTGGCACCTGTTAAGCAGGCGCTGGAAGGCAAGACCATTCGCAAGGTCATTGCCGTTCCAGGCAAACTCGTTAATATTGTTGCCGGTTAA
- a CDS encoding aminoglycoside phosphotransferase family protein, whose amino-acid sequence MESTYKTRLSSEQINAIIEQHLSASIQDYKEMVDGWANHAYLITLSDQQQVVLKIAPSASTNLMRCEQDLMIAEVEALRLIGELKDVPVPKVLVYDDSLTMASARYFIMEYMSGTPYNQVKDQYSAEEQEAVEQQLGRYNRRINEIKGEKFGYFSEQKQRYSTWKEAFMNLMEDVLADGEEAGITFSMDHSELRRLIEEKSDVLDDVKEPLLVSWDLWDGNILVDKGRITAIIDFERSLWADPLMEHYFSHFNYTPGFVKGYGRAITTESELKRRSLYDLYFDLVLRIECAYRQYDNQEHVNWTIHNLEEGIERFRLS is encoded by the coding sequence GTGGAAAGTACATATAAAACAAGACTCTCGTCAGAACAAATAAATGCCATAATCGAGCAGCATCTATCTGCAAGTATACAGGACTACAAGGAAATGGTGGATGGCTGGGCCAATCATGCATATCTCATTACATTGAGTGACCAACAGCAAGTGGTACTCAAAATTGCCCCTTCGGCTTCCACCAATCTGATGCGCTGTGAGCAGGATCTGATGATTGCTGAGGTCGAGGCACTGCGTCTCATCGGCGAGTTGAAGGATGTTCCCGTACCCAAAGTTCTGGTTTATGATGATTCGTTAACCATGGCTTCAGCGCGGTATTTTATCATGGAGTACATGTCTGGAACACCCTATAATCAGGTCAAGGATCAGTATTCTGCGGAAGAGCAGGAAGCCGTTGAACAACAACTGGGGCGTTACAATCGTCGAATAAATGAAATCAAGGGCGAGAAGTTCGGATATTTCTCAGAGCAAAAACAGCGTTATTCCACATGGAAAGAAGCATTTATGAACCTGATGGAAGACGTTCTTGCCGATGGGGAAGAAGCCGGGATTACATTTTCGATGGATCACTCTGAATTGAGACGTTTGATTGAAGAGAAATCGGATGTGTTGGACGATGTAAAAGAACCTCTTCTTGTCAGCTGGGATCTATGGGATGGAAATATTCTAGTAGACAAAGGTCGCATCACAGCAATTATTGATTTTGAACGTTCACTGTGGGCAGACCCTCTGATGGAGCATTATTTCAGTCATTTTAACTATACACCCGGTTTTGTGAAAGGTTATGGGCGTGCGATTACGACTGAAAGTGAGCTAAAAAGAAGAAGTCTGTATGACTTATACTTTGATCTGGTGCTGCGCATTGAGTGCGCTTATCGGCAATATGACAATCAGGAACATGTGAATTGGACTATTCATAACCTGGAGGAAGGAATTGAGCGATTTCGGTTGTCCTGA
- a CDS encoding class I SAM-dependent methyltransferase, with protein MSYRKFAYVYDELMEDMPYPDWIRFARTAWEQHGMPKSVAELGCGTGSITIPLVNSGFEVTGIDLSADMLSVARSKMEATPQGHRLYREGSVRWVQQDMRDWRVPEPVDSVISFCDCVNYLLEQEDVVRTFQRTYEMLKPDGTFLFDVHHPNTLIRYDEEQPFVLDERSVSYIWTCDLDQDRCEIEHHLSIFSRVDDGSKDMYQRFEEVHVQRAYNPDWMKLELSKAGFRDVKVYADFEWKEAGDSAQRLFYVAVK; from the coding sequence ATGTCTTACCGGAAATTTGCCTATGTCTACGATGAATTAATGGAAGATATGCCTTATCCGGACTGGATAAGGTTTGCAAGAACAGCATGGGAACAGCATGGAATGCCCAAAAGTGTCGCTGAACTTGGCTGTGGAACGGGCTCTATTACAATCCCGCTCGTGAACTCCGGTTTCGAAGTTACAGGCATTGACCTGTCAGCAGATATGCTGTCGGTTGCGCGCAGCAAGATGGAGGCTACGCCTCAGGGTCATCGCTTGTATCGGGAAGGCAGCGTACGTTGGGTGCAGCAGGATATGCGAGACTGGCGAGTTCCGGAACCTGTGGATTCGGTGATATCATTCTGCGATTGCGTCAATTATCTGCTTGAACAAGAAGATGTCGTTCGAACATTCCAGCGGACATATGAGATGCTGAAGCCGGATGGAACGTTTTTGTTTGATGTGCATCATCCCAATACGCTTATCCGTTATGATGAGGAGCAGCCTTTTGTGCTTGATGAGCGCTCCGTATCTTATATTTGGACTTGTGATTTGGACCAGGATCGCTGTGAGATTGAGCATCATCTCAGTATTTTTTCACGTGTGGATGACGGCAGCAAGGATATGTATCAGCGGTTTGAAGAAGTTCATGTCCAACGTGCATATAACCCGGACTGGATGAAGCTGGAGTTATCCAAGGCAGGTTTTAGAGATGTGAAGGTATATGCGGATTTTGAATGGAAAGAGGCAGGAGACAGCGCACAGCGCTTGTTCTACGTTGCTGTGAAGTAA
- a CDS encoding S1-like domain-containing RNA-binding protein, with amino-acid sequence MSLIAGTVVSLSVSREVSPFGFFLTTGSEDVLLHYTELTRDIKIGETLEVFVFFDTEDRLAVTMKKPYLMLGEMARLVVADVHPRLGCFLEMGLGRQLLLPIRELPELEELRPQVGDEVFVIMEHDKQGRLRAKLAGERELSPLAFHAPTSWLNEWVEATVYKPLQMGTFVLVEGGVLGFGAIGMIHSSERSHMLRLGEKVKCRVTLVREDGRVNLAMTQLKQVGRNEDADKLLAFMKERPMGGMPYSDATPPDIIKQRFGISKSAFKRALGKLMKDGLVVQKESWTYLSESATKEQNENN; translated from the coding sequence ATGAGTTTGATTGCTGGAACAGTCGTCTCTTTGTCGGTTTCACGTGAAGTGTCTCCGTTTGGTTTCTTTTTGACGACAGGATCGGAAGATGTACTGCTTCACTACACCGAGCTAACACGGGATATTAAGATTGGTGAGACACTTGAGGTCTTTGTATTCTTTGATACGGAAGATCGTCTGGCAGTAACGATGAAGAAGCCTTATCTCATGCTTGGCGAAATGGCACGACTGGTTGTGGCTGATGTTCACCCAAGACTGGGTTGTTTCCTGGAAATGGGACTTGGACGGCAATTGCTGCTTCCTATTCGTGAACTGCCTGAACTGGAAGAACTGCGTCCTCAAGTGGGGGATGAAGTCTTTGTCATCATGGAACATGACAAGCAAGGACGTCTGCGTGCCAAATTGGCCGGGGAACGTGAACTTTCACCATTGGCTTTCCATGCGCCAACTTCATGGTTAAACGAGTGGGTTGAAGCGACGGTATACAAGCCACTGCAGATGGGTACTTTTGTACTTGTAGAGGGCGGTGTACTTGGCTTTGGGGCAATTGGCATGATTCATTCATCTGAACGTAGTCATATGCTGCGTCTTGGTGAGAAAGTGAAGTGTCGAGTGACACTGGTACGTGAAGACGGACGTGTGAATCTGGCCATGACTCAGCTCAAACAAGTTGGACGTAACGAAGATGCAGACAAGCTTCTCGCCTTTATGAAAGAGCGTCCTATGGGCGGCATGCCTTACTCGGATGCAACTCCGCCGGATATCATCAAGCAGCGCTTTGGCATCAGTAAGTCTGCGTTCAAGCGTGCATTAGGCAAATTGATGAAGGACGGATTGGTGGTCCAAAAGGAAAGCTGGACGTATCTGTCCGAATCTGCTACTAAGGAACAGAATGAAAACAATTAA
- the rsfS gene encoding ribosome silencing factor translates to MTVSSKELMNMAVAAADDKKASNIVALDLINVSLVADYFVICHGNSDTQVQAIATEIRKQAHAAGATIKGIEGMDSARWVLMDMGDVVVHIFHRDEREYYNIERLWSDAKVVEMV, encoded by the coding sequence ATGACAGTATCATCGAAAGAACTTATGAATATGGCGGTTGCAGCCGCTGACGACAAAAAGGCATCCAATATTGTAGCGTTGGATCTGATTAATGTTTCCCTGGTGGCCGATTATTTTGTTATTTGTCACGGGAATTCCGATACACAGGTACAGGCCATTGCCACTGAGATTCGCAAACAGGCTCATGCAGCTGGAGCGACGATCAAAGGTATCGAAGGTATGGATTCCGCACGTTGGGTACTGATGGACATGGGCGATGTAGTTGTTCATATCTTCCACCGCGACGAGCGTGAATACTACAACATTGAACGTTTATGGTCTGATGCCAAAGTGGTGGAAATGGTATGA